DNA from Patescibacteria group bacterium:
AGGACAAATTCTTTCACATATTTTGCACTGTATACATTCGTCAATATTGCATTCTATTACTTCATTTCCATAAACTCCTTTTCTTTTATCTGTAAGACTAAGACATTTTTTTGGACAAAATTCTATACAAAGACTACATCCTTTACAATATTTTTCATGATTTATAAAAGTTTTTTTATCTTTTTGTGTTTTATACATTTTTTTATTTTGTTAATTCTACTATTATAATACTTCTATCTGAATCAAGTCTTACTTTTATAGAATTTTTGAGTGGTAAAAGTTCTATTACTTCAGCTAATCCATGTTTTGTTTTGAATTTTTCTCCTATCTCGGGCATATCTTTCAAAATTTCTTGATAAAGATCTTCCTCGTATGCAAGACAACACTTAAGTCTTCCACACATACCTGATAATTTATCAAGTCCACGATGAGCTACTTGTTGATCTCTTGCAAAACCAGTATTTATACTTTCCAATTTTTTCAAAAATCTTTTACAACATAATACTTGTCCACAATCACCTATGTCACCACAAAACTTTGCCTCATCCCTTACACCCAATTGATATAATCTAATTTTTCTTTTATATTTTTTTGATAAAACTTTTACCAATTCTCTAAAATCTACCCTTCCATCTGATATAAAAGATATTATCATCATTTTATCATCATATGATATATGAATATCTGATAACTTCATATCCAATTCATATTTTTTTGCCAATAATTTTATTTCTTTTAATATTTTTTTTACATTTGAATTGTTTTTTTTCACAACATTCAAATCATCTTCTGTTGCTATATGTATTATAGGTTTTATACTATTATCATCTTCAACATCTTTTATTTCAGAGACCTCTCCAATATCAATACCGATAATAGTTTCTACCAAAACCTTATCTCCTATTTTAAGATCTAAATCATTATTATGTTCATCTTTTGATAGAAAATAATAAGGAGTATCCCAAGCTGTAAATTTTACACTTATAATTTTCATAAATTAATTTACTAATGTCCCAATATTAGCTCCGTTTATAACTTTTATTAAATTATCCTTTTCAAATTTTATAACTCTAATTAAAACTTTATTGTCCATAGCAAGTGCAAAAGCTGTCATATCCATTATTGCGATACTATTTAGAAGTGCATCTTTATAACTAAGTTTTGAAAATTTCTTTGCGTCTTTGTATTTTTCCGGATCTTTATCATACACTCCATCAACTTGGGTTGTTTTTATTACTATATCAGCACCAAGTTCGAGTGATTTCAAAATAGCAGATGTATCTGTTGTAAAAAATGGATTACCAGTTCCACCTGCAAATATAAGAACATTTCCATTTTCCCAAACATCCAAAGCTTTTTTGTTTGAGTATGCATCTACAATACCAGAAATCTCAACATTTGAAAATATATTGTTTTGTACACCAATTTTTGTCAAATATCC
Protein-coding regions in this window:
- a CDS encoding 4Fe-4S binding protein — its product is MYKTQKDKKTFINHEKYCKGCSLCIEFCPKKCLSLTDKRKGVYGNEVIECNIDECIQCKICERICPDGAIKIGE
- the pyrH gene encoding UMP kinase, which encodes MKYKKVIIKLSGETLSSSDGFGFDFKKIKEVGEEIKKVYKSKTRVAIVIGAGNIFRARMIKNNELSRVESDNMGMIATVLNSICLSGYLTKIGVQNNIFSNVEISGIVDAYSNKKALDVWENGNVLIFAGGTGNPFFTTDTSAILKSLELGADIVIKTTQVDGVYDKDPEKYKDAKKFSKLSYKDALLNSIAIMDMTAFALAMDNKVLIRVIKFEKDNLIKVINGANIGTLVN
- the ricT gene encoding regulatory iron-sulfur-containing complex subunit RicT; translated protein: MKIISVKFTAWDTPYYFLSKDEHNNDLDLKIGDKVLVETIIGIDIGEVSEIKDVEDDNSIKPIIHIATEDDLNVVKKNNSNVKKILKEIKLLAKKYELDMKLSDIHISYDDKMMIISFISDGRVDFRELVKVLSKKYKRKIRLYQLGVRDEAKFCGDIGDCGQVLCCKRFLKKLESINTGFARDQQVAHRGLDKLSGMCGRLKCCLAYEEDLYQEILKDMPEIGEKFKTKHGLAEVIELLPLKNSIKVRLDSDRSIIIVELTK